The following are from one region of the Rosistilla carotiformis genome:
- a CDS encoding GTP-binding protein — MTSPIRFIMIGGFLGAGKTTLIQKLAQRFQADGKHVCIVTNDQAAGLVDTELLKSQGFEVNEVAGSCFCCNFDGLTDAMDEFESRRRPDVILAEPVGSCTDLIATIAIPMMERLGEKFVHSPYAVILKPKHGLKILSGSGGGFSEKAEYIFRKQLEESEIILLNRIDELSDGEVEELKARVDEQYPGRQVICISAKTGENLDALYEAFQQLASPRDTTMEVDYDVYADGEAELGWLNATAVLESPSPMPLDRVAVELVEHLRQSLAKVGAEPGHLKVLCSGNDSVSVANLIDSDSATVLSVSSEVHVPKATAIINARVRLAPEQLSSLVNEAVAATAKCFAATFDVPLSESFRPGRPTPTHRVQR, encoded by the coding sequence ATGACATCTCCTATCCGCTTCATCATGATTGGCGGCTTCCTTGGCGCTGGCAAGACAACGCTGATCCAGAAGCTTGCCCAACGCTTCCAAGCCGATGGCAAACACGTTTGCATCGTGACCAACGACCAAGCCGCCGGGCTGGTCGATACAGAGCTGCTGAAGAGCCAGGGCTTTGAAGTCAACGAGGTCGCCGGTTCCTGCTTCTGCTGCAACTTCGACGGGCTGACCGACGCGATGGACGAATTCGAATCGCGTCGTCGCCCCGACGTGATCCTTGCCGAACCAGTGGGCAGCTGCACCGATCTGATTGCCACGATTGCGATTCCGATGATGGAGCGGTTGGGGGAAAAATTCGTTCACAGCCCCTATGCGGTGATCTTAAAACCGAAGCACGGTCTAAAGATCCTTTCGGGTTCCGGCGGTGGGTTCTCGGAAAAGGCGGAATACATCTTCCGCAAGCAGTTGGAAGAATCGGAGATCATCCTGCTGAACCGGATCGATGAACTGAGCGACGGGGAAGTCGAAGAGCTGAAGGCTCGCGTCGACGAACAGTATCCGGGGCGTCAAGTGATTTGCATCTCAGCCAAGACGGGCGAGAACCTGGACGCGTTGTACGAAGCGTTTCAACAGCTCGCCTCGCCGCGCGACACGACCATGGAAGTCGATTACGACGTCTACGCCGATGGCGAAGCGGAGCTTGGCTGGCTGAATGCCACCGCCGTCTTGGAAAGCCCCTCGCCGATGCCGTTGGATCGGGTTGCCGTTGAACTCGTCGAGCACCTGCGGCAAAGCTTGGCAAAGGTCGGTGCCGAACCGGGGCATTTAAAGGTGCTCTGTAGCGGCAACGACAGCGTCAGCGTCGCCAATCTGATCGATAGCGATTCGGCGACCGTGTTGTCGGTCTCCAGTGAAGTCCACGTTCCCAAGGCCACGGCGATCATCAACGCCCGCGTTCGGCTGGCTCCGGAGCAGCTAAGCTCTCTGGTCAACGAAGCGGTCGCTGCGACGGCGAAATGCTTCGCTGCAACGTTCGACGTGCCGCTGTCGGAAAGCTTCCGTCCCGGGCGCCCCACGCCCACCCATCGTGTGCAGCGATAG
- a CDS encoding DUF1559 family PulG-like putative transporter — translation MVQRQRLGFTLVELLVVIAIIGILMGLLVPAVQRARETARKTQCANNIRNLGLAAIQYEMRKGQFPGYMQHYGDYDAVTTDPLINGVTPSAHAKFGTWAVALLADLDNQPVYEFWTVNKYSLLSTDSAFASADGYDGRKIPNMEIFQCPSDVSNSTEEFGMNSYISNNGTFYNAFPGGTAPSSPSTVDVSSPANGVFNLRTLPGDAAGVDPATVTQWADGITVQGPKVRMENIRDSKAQTMLFSESVQARQWYWVSSTPAAHLVPGGVGSMSAQAVEASTGSLWWFADPQNRSGAATPTEPMKINGGDIYTETLASGTLQERARPSSYHTGGANAAFADGGMRFINDEIDYRVYQALLTPYGKGSGVPFNEYVLSDDDL, via the coding sequence ATGGTGCAGCGTCAACGGTTAGGTTTTACATTGGTCGAGCTGCTGGTGGTGATTGCCATCATCGGAATCTTGATGGGGCTGCTTGTCCCCGCGGTCCAGCGAGCTCGGGAAACCGCTCGTAAGACGCAATGCGCGAACAACATCCGCAACCTCGGACTCGCAGCAATTCAATACGAAATGCGCAAGGGTCAGTTTCCTGGGTACATGCAACACTACGGCGACTACGATGCCGTCACCACCGATCCGCTGATTAACGGCGTCACGCCTTCGGCGCACGCCAAGTTTGGTACCTGGGCAGTTGCCTTGTTGGCCGACTTGGACAACCAACCGGTTTACGAATTCTGGACCGTCAATAAGTATTCGTTGCTCTCGACTGACTCCGCGTTTGCGTCGGCCGATGGATACGACGGACGGAAGATTCCCAACATGGAAATCTTCCAATGCCCTAGCGATGTTTCAAATTCCACCGAGGAATTTGGTATGAACAGCTACATCAGCAACAACGGCACTTTCTACAACGCTTTTCCTGGTGGTACAGCACCGTCGTCTCCATCGACGGTTGATGTCAGCAGTCCAGCAAATGGTGTTTTCAATCTCCGTACCTTGCCAGGGGATGCGGCTGGTGTTGATCCGGCGACTGTCACGCAGTGGGCGGATGGGATTACAGTGCAGGGGCCGAAGGTTCGCATGGAAAATATCCGAGATTCGAAAGCGCAAACCATGCTGTTTTCAGAAAGTGTTCAAGCGCGGCAATGGTATTGGGTCAGCTCGACTCCAGCAGCTCACCTTGTACCAGGGGGCGTTGGCAGCATGAGTGCTCAAGCAGTGGAAGCGAGCACAGGTTCGTTGTGGTGGTTTGCTGATCCACAGAATCGTTCAGGCGCCGCGACTCCAACCGAGCCAATGAAAATCAACGGCGGCGATATTTACACGGAAACGCTTGCGTCGGGTACTTTGCAAGAGCGTGCTCGTCCTAGCTCCTATCACACCGGCGGTGCAAATGCTGCATTCGCTGACGGTGGCATGCGGTTCATCAATGATGAAATCGATTACCGCGTCTACCAAGCGTTGCTGACCCCTTACGGCAAGGGATCCGGCGTGCCGTTCAACGAATACGTGCTTTCGGACGACGATCTATAG
- a CDS encoding Lpg1974 family pore-forming outer membrane protein, with amino-acid sequence MLTWNVADAQESFETFIGQGGVEPIVSAIEATDDAGVFQQVGYHSICGDGNCDSCDICQTGGCDSIIPDAACTPPWWSHRTGVFGEFLFLRPGGTDTVYAIEQNDTTANAFPTGPVGTTAVDFSAGFRVGVSLANTYTTSLVVSYTHWEGDSQSSIARNGTNVLNSQIIHPSTFTTGGNSLQSSASSSMSFDQIDGVYRHKLFCTDTTIFNWSGGFRYGQMEQGLQSQQDISVATGLVTVDTDIDFNGFGLLMGIDAERRSCKTGMLCYTKGVASFLGGEWSGSYRQSNQLGGGGVVANQYEDFRITPVLEAGLGVGWQSDSGCIRATAGYTATCWYNALSTRSYVDAVRSGSYLDVDESIAFVGLTSQLEFRF; translated from the coding sequence ATGCTGACGTGGAACGTCGCCGATGCTCAAGAATCCTTTGAAACGTTTATTGGTCAGGGGGGCGTCGAACCCATCGTCAGTGCGATTGAAGCAACCGACGACGCAGGCGTTTTCCAGCAGGTCGGGTACCATTCGATCTGCGGGGATGGCAATTGCGACAGCTGTGACATCTGTCAAACCGGCGGTTGCGATAGCATTATTCCCGATGCCGCGTGCACGCCACCATGGTGGTCCCATCGCACGGGAGTGTTTGGCGAATTCTTGTTTTTGCGACCGGGCGGCACCGACACGGTTTACGCGATCGAACAAAATGACACCACTGCCAACGCCTTTCCAACCGGCCCGGTGGGGACGACCGCTGTCGACTTCTCCGCCGGCTTTCGTGTTGGAGTCTCGCTGGCCAACACCTACACGACCAGCTTGGTTGTCAGTTACACCCACTGGGAAGGCGATTCGCAAAGCTCGATTGCTCGCAACGGCACTAACGTCCTGAACTCTCAAATCATCCACCCCAGTACCTTCACCACGGGCGGCAACAGTTTGCAATCGAGTGCGTCGTCGAGCATGAGCTTTGACCAGATCGATGGCGTCTATCGACACAAGCTGTTTTGCACCGACACGACGATTTTCAATTGGTCGGGCGGTTTCCGGTATGGACAGATGGAGCAGGGCTTGCAGTCGCAACAAGACATCTCGGTGGCGACCGGCTTGGTGACCGTCGACACCGATATCGACTTCAACGGATTTGGTTTGCTGATGGGGATCGACGCCGAACGCCGCAGCTGCAAGACCGGCATGTTGTGCTACACCAAAGGCGTCGCGTCGTTCTTAGGCGGCGAGTGGTCGGGAAGTTATCGTCAATCGAATCAGCTTGGCGGCGGCGGCGTTGTTGCCAATCAATACGAAGACTTCCGCATCACGCCCGTCCTCGAAGCGGGCCTCGGCGTCGGATGGCAAAGCGACTCGGGCTGCATCCGCGCTACCGCCGGCTACACCGCCACATGCTGGTACAACGCATTAAGCACGCGGTCCTATGTCGACGCGGTTCGCAGCGGAAGCTATCTCGATGTCGACGAATCGATAGCGTTCGTCGGACTGACGTCTCAGCTCGAGTTCCGGTTCTAA